Proteins from a genomic interval of Arvicanthis niloticus isolate mArvNil1 chromosome 26, mArvNil1.pat.X, whole genome shotgun sequence:
- the Sidt2 gene encoding SID1 transmembrane family member 2 isoform X3, with translation MIAWRLPLCVLLVAAVESHLGALGPKNVSQKDAEFERTYADDVNSELVNIYTFNHTVTRNRTEGVRVSVNVLNKQKGAPLLFVVRQKEAVVSFQVPLILRGLYQRKYLYQKVERTLCQPPTKNESEIQFFYVDVSTLSPVNTTYQLRVNRVDNFVLRTGELFTFNTTAAQPQYFKYEFPDGVDSVIVKVTSKKAFPCSVISIQDVLCPVYDLDNNVAFIGMYQTMTKKAAITVQRKDFPSNSFYVVVVVKTEDQACGGSLPFYPFVEDEPVDQGHRQKTLSVLVSQAVSSEAYVGGMLFCLGIFLSFYLLTVLLACWENWRQRKKTLLLTIDRVCPESGHPRVLADSFPGSAPYEGYNYGSFENGSGSTDGLVESTGSGDLSYSYQDRSFDTVGPRPRLDSMSSVEEDDYDTLTDIDSDKNVIRTKQYLCVADLARKDKRVLRKKYQIYFWNIATIAVFYALPVVQLVITYQTVVNVTGNQDICYYNFLCAHPLGNLSAFNNILSNLGYILLGLLFLLIILQREINHNRALLRNDLYALECGIPKHFGLFYAMGTALMMEGLLSACYHVCPNYTNFQFDTSFMYMIAGLCMLKLYQKRHPDINASAYSAYACLAIVIFFSVLGVVFGKGNTAFWIVFSVIHITSTLLLSTQLYYMGRWKLDSGIFRRILHVLYTDCIRQCSGPLYTDRMVLLVMGNIINWSLAAYGLIMRPNDFASYLLAIGICNLLLYFAFYIIMKLRSGERIKLIPLLCIVCTSVVWGFALFFFFQGLSTWQAVPDIGSEDACGSKVVGRAWRIRSVTTGKPTLRKPPQSPGNTTATASSWISLMITTSGTSCPPLPCLGPSWFC, from the exons ATGATCGCCTGGCGTCTGCCCTTGTGCGTGCTCCTGGTGGCCGCCGTCGAGAGCCACCTTGGGGCTCTGGGGCCCAAGAACGTCTCGCAGAAAGACGCGGAGTTTGAGCGCACCTACGCGGACGACGTCAACAGCGAGCTGGTCAACATCTACACCTTCAACCACACCGTGACCCGAAACCGG ACCGAGGGCGTGCGAGTGTCTGTGAATGTCCTGAACAAACAGAAAGGGGCGCCTTTGCTGTTCGTGGTCCGCCAGAAGGAGGCTGTTGTGTCCTTCCAGGTGCCCCTAATCCTGCGAGGGCT ATATCAGCGTAAGTACCTCTACCAAAAAGTTGAACGAACTCTGTGTCAGCCCCCCACCAAGAATGAGTCTGAGATCCAGTTTTTCTATGTGGACGTGTCTACCCTGTCACCAGTCAATACCACTTACCAGCTCCGAGTCAACCGTGTGGACAATTTTGTGCTCAG GACTGGGGAGCTCTTTACCTTCAATACCACTGCAGCCCAGCCCCAG tACTTCAAATATGAGTTTCCTGATGGCGTGGACTCTGTAATTGTCAAGGTGACCTCCAAGAAGGCCTTCCCCTGCTCAGTCATCTCTATCCAGGATGTCCTG tGCCCTGTCTACGATCTGGACAACAATGTAGCCTTCATCGGCATGTACCAGACTATGACTAAGAAGGCAGCCATCACTGTGCAG CGGAAAGACTTCCCCAGTAACAGCTTTtatgtggtggtagtggtgaagACTGAGGACCAGGCCTGCGGGGGGTCCTTGCCCTTCTACCCTTTTGTGGAAG ATGAACCAGTGGATCAAGGGCACCGTCAGAAAACCCTGTCAGTGCTGGTCTCTCAGGCTGTCTCAT CTGAGGCCTATGTTGGTGGGATGCTCTTTTGCCTGGGCATATTCCTGTCCTTCTACCTGCTGACTGTGCTGCTGGCCTGTTGGGAGAACTGGAG GCAAAGAAAGAAGACCTTGCTGCTGACCATAGACCGAGTCTGCCCAGAAAGTG GTCACCCTCGGGTCTTGGCTGATTCGTTTCCTGGCAGTGCCCCTTACGAGGGTTACAACTATGGCTCCTTTG AAAATGGTTCCGGATCCACTGACGGGTTGGTTGAAAGCACAGGTTCAGGGGACCTCTCCTACAGTTACCAGG ACCGCTCCTTTGACACAGTGGGTCCACGGCCACGACTGGACTCCATGAGCTCTGTGGAAGAGGATGACTACGACACACTGACTGACATCGACTCAGACAAAAACGTCATTCGAACCAAG CAATACCTCTGTGTGGCTGACCTGGCACGAAAGGACAAACGTGTTTTGCGGAAAAAGTACCAGATTTACTTCTG GAACATAGCCACCATTGCGGTCTTCTACGCACTTCCTGTGGTGCAGCTGGTGATCACCTACCAGACG gtggTGAATGTCACAGGGAACCAGGACATCTGCTACTACAACTTCCTCTGTGCCCACCCGCTGGGCAACCTCAG CGCCTTCAACAACATCCTCAGTAACCTGGGGTACATCCTGCTGGGGCTGCTTTTTCTGCTCATCATCCTGCAGCGGGAGATCAACCATAACCGGGCCCTGCTGCGGAACGACCTCTACGCTCTG GAGTGTGGGATCCCCAAACACTTTGGTCTGTTTTATGCCATGGGCACAGCGCTGATGATGGAGGGCCTACTTAGTGCCTGTTACCATGTCTGCCCCAACTATACCAACTTTCAGTTCG ATACCTCGTTCATGTACATGATTGCTGGCCTCTGCATGCTGAAACTCTATCAGAAGCGGCACCCGGATATCAACGCCAGTGCCTACAGCGCATATGCCTGCTTGGCCATCGTCATCTTCTTCTCCGTCCTGGGCGTG GTTTTTGGCAAAGGGAACACAGCCTTCTGGATCGTCTTCTCGGTCATCCACATCACTTCCACCCTGCTCCTCAGCACCCAGCTCTACTACATGGGCCGCTGGAAGCTGG ACTCTGGAATCTTCCGCCGCATCCTCCACGTGCTCTACACAGACTGCATCCGGCAGTGCAGCGGGCCCCTTTACACG GACCGAATGGTGCTTCTGGTCATGGGCAACATTATCAACTGGTCGCT GGCTGCCTACGGACTCATCATGCGCCCCAACGACTTTGCCTCCTACTTGCTGGCGATCGGCATCTGCAACCTGCTGCTTTATTTCGCCTTCTACATCATTATGAAG CTCCGGAGCGGCGAGAGGATTAAGCTCATCCCTCTGCTCTGCATCGTCTGCACCTCCGTGGTCTGGGGCTTCgcgctcttcttcttcttccagggACTCAGCACGTGGCAG GCTGTACCAGACATAGGGTCAGAAGATGCTTGTGGCAGCAAGGTTGTGGGCAGAGCCTGGAGGATCAGGAGCGTCACAACCGGGAAACCTACCCTGAG AAAACCCCCGCAGAGTCCAGGGAACACAACCGCGACTGCATCCTCCTGGATTTCTTTGATGATCACGACATCTGGCACTTCCTGTCCTCCATTGCCATGTTTGGGTCCTTCCTG GTTTTGCTGA